The genomic interval ATGTGTCATTTGTTGATTGATGCATGTTTACATGTTCAATAGGTTTTATGTAACCAATTTCTTTCCCTATAAGTTGAGAAGCTCTATTGGCAATTACTTCGTTTATGTTCATATTGACGGAAGTTCCAGCTCCGCCAGATAAAGGATCAACAATTATATGTTTTATTAACATTTTCCATTCATCGGTTGCCTTAATAATTGCGTTGGCAATATTTTCATCAAGATAGTTCAATTCTTTATTTAAGATTGCTGCAGACTTTTTTATCATAAAATATGCCCATAAAAACTTTTCATCAAATTGTTCTCCAGTTATAGGAAATATTTCTGTTGCTCTTAATGAACTGATACCATACAAAGCATTATCTGGAATTTCTCTTTCACCTAAATAATCACGTTCTTTTCTCAAAATTCCACTTCCCTTGATATCAGTGGTTTAATAGTTCTGTCTAGTACTCCATGAAGATAAGAAATAACTACGCCATAATTTGTCATAGGAATTCCAAGCCTCTTAAACATTCTTACTCTTCTCATCATTGAAGCTCTGTTCATAACACATCCGCCGCAGTGGATTATAAGTTTTGCATCTTCAATTTCTGAAAGTTCAGGCATATCTACACCAGCCCAAACTTTGAATTCTAAAGAAACACCTGTGTGATTGGTCAACCATCTTGGAATTTTTATCCTTCCAATATCTTCGGTTAGAGGTCTATGAGTACATCCTTCCATTATTATTACTTTGTCACCATCTTTTAGTTTTTCAATTTCTTTAACGCTTTCAATAAAGTATTCTAAATCTCCCCTATATCTTGATTCCAAGATTGAGAAAGTTGTTAAAGGTACATTGTCAGGAATATCTGAAACAACTTTCATTACACTTTGGGAGTCTGTAACAACTAATTTTGGTTGTATACCAATGTTTTCAATAGCGTATCTTAATTCTCTTTCTTTTACGACAAGAACTAAAGCCTCACGGTCTAATCCTTCCCTTATTGCGTGAACTTGCGGCATTATTAATCTTCCTTTAGGAGCTCCAAGATCAATAGGTACAACTAGTATAACTAGCTCTCCACCATCAATTAAATCTGATAAAAATGGAATTTCTTCATCTTCAGGGATAATTTCGTGAAGGATTTTGCCCAAATTTTCAAATCCTTCTTTTTTAAGTGAAGATACAGTAATAATGGGCACATTGTATTTTGAATAACTTTCTTTTATTTTTTCGACATTTTTTAATATATCTATCTTATTTATTACTATGATAAAAGGAATTTCAAGATTTTCGAAAAGTTTGATTATATTTTCCTCAAAAGTTGTGAGTAGAGAATCAACTATCAGTATTCCTGCGTCTGCTCTATATAATATCTTTTTTGCCTTTTCGATTCTTTTTAAACCTAGTTCTCCTACATCATCTAGTCCTGGTGTGTCAATAAAAGTGATTGGTCCAACGGGATAAAGTTCCATAGTTTTAAATACAGGATCGGTAGTTGTACCTGCAACATTGCTTACAATTGAGATATTTTGGCCAATTAAAGCATTAAGAAATGAGGATTTTCCTACGTTTCTTTTTCCAGCTATTACTATATATTTTCTAAATCCCGAACTTGTTTTCATATAATCACCTCTGTAATTGCTTTCATTTCAATTATACCAAATAGTTTAAAATAAGTAAATTAGATTTGAGTAATCTCAAAAAGTTGCTGAGTGAAAAAATATAATTTTAAGACAATTATGTTATAATCAAA from Thermosipho atlanticus DSM 15807 carries:
- the hydF gene encoding [FeFe] hydrogenase H-cluster maturation GTPase HydF; the encoded protein is MKTSSGFRKYIVIAGKRNVGKSSFLNALIGQNISIVSNVAGTTTDPVFKTMELYPVGPITFIDTPGLDDVGELGLKRIEKAKKILYRADAGILIVDSLLTTFEENIIKLFENLEIPFIIVINKIDILKNVEKIKESYSKYNVPIITVSSLKKEGFENLGKILHEIIPEDEEIPFLSDLIDGGELVILVVPIDLGAPKGRLIMPQVHAIREGLDREALVLVVKERELRYAIENIGIQPKLVVTDSQSVMKVVSDIPDNVPLTTFSILESRYRGDLEYFIESVKEIEKLKDGDKVIIMEGCTHRPLTEDIGRIKIPRWLTNHTGVSLEFKVWAGVDMPELSEIEDAKLIIHCGGCVMNRASMMRRVRMFKRLGIPMTNYGVVISYLHGVLDRTIKPLISREVEF